One Leishmania infantum JPCM5 genome chromosome 26 genomic window carries:
- a CDS encoding proline oxidase, mitochondrial precursor-like protein, producing MRRLLPLRPAAVAFAGSTRHSSVAMQDKQPKLPNFNDDTTYRQRSAWYLIKALVVLRLCSVNYLAMNSVPLMKRVEKILGSKLTYSVLVKKSFYNYFCAGENDQELRDTVHKLSRNNIGAVLDYAAEADTEGFAPEPGVASGPDISMSSLVTKPNVQYPMDEGFFNENMKLYMMSVMHASLYSPRNAAGVTAVKVTGMCDPQLLARVSALLMSVHQSWCKHFTNEESLKLEECRVVMGVNRKHQLFITYDQLRAGFEKYNPSNKLSDAQFKEITEALDPRKMGKVNYFEYKEMLTNALIAVEPTPVQQALIEGLPQMSAKEKELWKNVNNRLSLIASMAKELNVRMLVDAEQTFYQLAIDAIVATLQKTYNTELPVVYNTYQCYLTYAEDRIDNDLVRARHMNFHWGGKIVRGAYIVQERATAAQYGYTSPIWPTYEETNKCYNAAAKRIFDTFEAQPAKKHEVFFGTHNKESLEIITASVLERPGIQSRVSFGQLFGMRDNLTVPLARAGFQVYKYVPYGPVKETIHYLGRRAVENSSILTTGDNETVMMIKELKRRCGF from the coding sequence AtgcgccgtctcctcccCCTGCGACCGGCAGCTGTTGCCTTCGCCGGCTCTACTCGTCACTCCTCCGTGGCAATGCAGGACAAGCAACCGAAGCTGCCGAACTTCAACGACGACACAACCTACCGCCAGCGCTCGGCATGGTACTTGATAAAGGCGTTGGTGGTGCTTCGCCTCTGCAGTGTCAACTATTTGGCAATGAACTCGGTGCCGCTGATGAAGAGAGTGGAAAAGATCCTTGGCAGCAAGCTTACCTACAGCGTCCTCGTCAAGAAGTCCTTCTACAACTACTTCTGCGCGGGCGAGAACGAccaggagctgcgcgacacgGTGCACAAGCTTTCCCGCAACAACATCGGCGCTGTACTCGACTACGCGGCGGAGGCCGACACGGAGGGCTTCGCACCGGAGCCGGGTGTGGCGTCCGGCCCCGATATTTCGATGTCTAGTCTCGTTACGAAGCCCAATGTTCAGTACCCGATGGACGAGGGGTTCTTTAACGAGAACATGAAGCTCTACATGATGAGCGTCATGCACGCCTCGCTGTACAGCCCGCGAAACGCCGCCGGTGTAACCGCTGTTAAGGTGACCGGCATGTGTGACCCTCAGCTGCTTGCACGCGTATCGGCGCTGCTCATGTCCGTTCACCAGAGCTGGTGCAAGCACTTCACGAACGAGGAGTCGCTGAAGCTGGAGGAGTGCCGCGTCGTCATGGGTGTGAACCGCAAGCACCAGCTGTTCATCACCTACGATCAGCTGCGCGCCGGCTTCGAGAAGTACAACCCCTCTAACAAGCTGTCAGATGCCCAGTTCAAGGAGATTACGGAGGCCCTGGACCCCCGCAAGATGGGCAAGGTGAACTACTTTGAGTACAAGGAGATGCTGACGAATGCCCTCATCGCCGTAGAGccgacgccggtgcagcaggcgctgaTTGAGGGACTGCCGCAAATGAGTgcaaaggagaaggagctgtgGAAAAACGTCAACAACCGACTCTCGTTGATCGCCTCCATGGCGAAGGAGCTCAATGTCCGCATGCTTGTCGACGCGGAGCAGACCTTTTATCAGCTGGCCATCGACGCGATCGTGGCGACCCTACAGAAAACCTACAACACGGAGCTGCCGGTGGTGTACAACACATACCAGTGCTACCTGACATACGCAGAGGACCGCATTGACAACGACCTTGTACGCGCTCGCCACATGAACTTCCACTGGGGCGGCAAGATCGTGCGCGGCGCCTACATTGTGCAAGagcgcgcgacggcggcccaGTACGGCTACACCAGCCCCATCTGGCCTACCTACGAGGAGACAAACAAGTGCTACAATGCGGCCGCGAAGCGCATCTTCGACACCTTCGAGGCGCAGCCAGCGAAAAAGCACGAGGTCTTCTTTGGCACCCACAACAAGGAGTCTCTAGAGATTATCACGGCCAGCGTCTTGGAACGGCCGGGCATCCAGTCTCGCGTGTCCTTTGGACAACTATTTGGGATGCGCGACAACCTGACGGTGCCCCTTGCCCGCGCCGGCTTTCAGGTCTACAAGTACGTGCCGTACGGCCCCGTGAAGGAGACGATCCACTacctcggccgccgcgccgtggaGAACTCGTCGATCTTGACAACCGGCGACAACGAGACGGTGATGATGATCAAGGAGCTGAAGCGCCGATGCGGTTTTTAA